From a single Papaver somniferum cultivar HN1 unplaced genomic scaffold, ASM357369v1 unplaced-scaffold_19, whole genome shotgun sequence genomic region:
- the LOC113338474 gene encoding uncharacterized protein LOC113338474, which yields MSPFHALYGYVPPHLDFPSTSITSVGAVEEYMKSRDAVLDILKHSLHQSQERMKFFTDLKRTERQFDVEDNVYLKLEPYRQSSVSLRINLKLAAKYYGPYSVLQKIGLASYKPQLPAEARIHPVFHVSQLKKQTGVSHTHSPTLPTLETEGQILVIPAAVLDSRTITRNGSDVPQLLLQWTNASTEDATWEDTSYINHHFRSFNP from the coding sequence ATGAGTCCATTTCATGCCTTGTATGGCTATGTACCTCCTCACCTAGATTTTCCCTCCACTTCCATTACTTCTGTTGGAGCTGTAGAAGAGTATATGAAATCCAGAGATGCAGTTCTGGACATTTTGAAGCATTCTCTACACCAATCCCAGGAGAGGATGAAATTTTTTACAGATCTCAAAAGGACTGAAAGACAATTTGATGTGGAGGATAATGTCTACCTCAAACTTGAGCCTTATAGGCAATCTTCTGTCTCCTTGAGAATAAACCTCAAACTTGCTGCTAAGTACTATGGACCTTACAGTGTCTTGCAGAAGATTGGGTTAGCATCTTATAAACCGCAACTGCCTGCTGAAGCCAGAATACACCCAGTCTTTCATGTTTCCCAGCTGAAGAAACAGACAGGTGTAAGTCACACTCATTCCCCTACTCTGCCTACCTTAGAAACTGAGGGCCAAATCTTGGTCATACCTGCAGCTGTGTTGGACTCAAGAACTATCACCAGGAATGGGAGTGATGTACCTCAACTACTTCTTCAATGGACAAATGCTTCAACCGAGGATGCTACTTGGGAGGATACCAGCTACATCAACCATCATTTTCGCAGCttcaatccttga
- the LOC113338475 gene encoding uncharacterized protein LOC113338475: MVHYDNSGLSNEELKTMDQAHFIEQNGREGEGRGGGEGGYQIYVLIEEDDGGDGGGGGRYHIYNDGGGGSDEGDCVGSGSNDKLKSVMKIVVVLVVVVLVEIPCAAGGGGGDGGELQSKEIDATVGIAGVGGFGRMRTYCWGQEATKHIEGCYREIEMVRVVIVAKFYNATGTSGLALQEMELKL; the protein is encoded by the exons ATGGTTCACTATGATAATTCTGGACTGTCCAACGAAGAACTG AAAACCATGGATCAAGCCCATTTCATTGAACAAaacggaagaga AGGTGAAGGTCGTGGCGGTGGTGAAGGAGGATATCAAATCTATGTTTtaatagaagaagatgatggtggtgatggtggtggtggaggaagatACCATATCTACAATGATGGTGGTGGCGGCAGCGATGAAGGAG attgtgTTGGTTCTGGTTCGAATGATAAATTAAAATCAGTCATGAAGATAGTGGTGGTTCTGGTTGTTGTGGTGTTGGTGGAGATTCCGTgtgctgctggtggtggtggtggtgatggtggtgag TTACAAAGCAAAGAAATTGATGCTACTGTTGGTATTGCAG GAGTTGGTGGTTTTGGAAGAATGAG AACATATTGTTGGGGTCAAGAAGCTACAAAACATATTGAAGGATGTTACCGTGAAATTGAAATGGTTAGGGTAGTTATTGTTGCTAAGTTTTATAATGCAACTGGTACTAGTGGTCTGGCATTGCAGGAAATGGAGTTGAAGTTGTAA